The following coding sequences are from one Panicum hallii strain FIL2 chromosome 5, PHallii_v3.1, whole genome shotgun sequence window:
- the LOC112892696 gene encoding uncharacterized protein LOC112892696, giving the protein MERVASSCVGLLAQRRAYSVAAAMAKGAGQRADEKKAAAAAAAKRVMLGKKEVNTAAAAAEEKTAWVPDPATGYYRPAGGAKEVDAAELRAKLLTQAMWTADYTMAVFFLFGSEPGCCTRADTATVQQNPGSSVPSDAWATPGSMERVASSCARFVSQRRGYSVSVAAAVVRGPGRMAVEKVVKRVTGKEVMNAAASAPAEKTPWVPDPVTGYYRPAGGAKEVDAVDLRAVLLPQRVAN; this is encoded by the exons ATGGAGAGAGTTGCATCAAGCTGCGTCGGCCTCCTGGCTCAAAG GAGGGCCTACTCCGTGGCCGCGGCCATGGCGAAGGGAGCCGGGCAGAGGGCCGACGagaagaaggcggcggcggctgcggcggccaaGCGCGTGATGCTGGGCAAGAAGGAAGTGAACACCGCTGCtgccgcggcggaggagaagacgGCGTGGGTGCCGGACCCGGCGACCGGGTACTACCGCCCGGCGGGTGGCGCCAAGGAGGTGGACGCGGCGGAGCTGCGCGCCAAGCTGCTCACGCAG GCCATGTGGACTGCCGACTACACAATGGCTGTTTTCTTTTTGTTTGGCTCAGAACCGGGTTGTTGTACAAGAGCAGACACTGCCACCGTGCAACAGAATCCAGGGAGCTCAGTACCATCAGATGCTTGGG CTACTCCGGGTTCCATGGAGAGAGTCGCATCAAGCTGCGCCCGCTTCGTGTCGCAAAG GAGGGGATACTCCGTCTCCGTGGCCGCGGCCGTGGTGAGGGGACCCGGGCGGATGGCCGTGGAGAAGGTGGTCAAGCGCGTGACGGGCAAGGAGGTGATGAACGCGGCGGCTTCGGCCCCGGCGGAGAAGACACCGTGGGTGCCGGACCCCGTCACCGGCTACTACcgcccggcgggcggcgccaaGGAGGTTGACGCGGTGGACCTGCGCGCCGTGCTGCTTCCGCAGAGGGTCGCCAACTAA
- the LOC112895305 gene encoding bidirectional sugar transporter SWEET17-like has product MDSTLFIIGIIGNIISVLVFISPVKTFWRIVRSGSTEEFEPAPYVFTLLNALLWLYYGLTKPDGLLIATVNGFGAAMEAIYVILFIVYAADQATRVKTAKLATALGVGGFGVVFAATTFAIRELDLRIMVIGMICACLNVLMYGSPLAAMKTVINTKSVEFMPFFLSFFLFLNGGVWATYAVLDRDIFLGIPNGIGFVLGSIQLIIYAIFMNSKASQSSRETAEDGGQASEPFLASNDGYGQGEPSSSHGRCTV; this is encoded by the exons ATGGATTCCACCCTCTTCATCATCGGCATCATAG GCAACATCATCTCAGTTCTAGTCTTCATATCTCCTGT CAAGACCTTCTGGAGGATCGTGAGGAGCGGGTCGACGGAGGAGTTCGAGCCGGCGCCGTACGTGTTCACTCTGCTCAACGCGCTGCTGTGGCTCTACTACGGCCTCACCAAGCCCGATGGCCTCCTCATCGCCACCGTCAACGGCTTTGGGGCAGCCATGGAGGCCATCTACGTCATCCTCTTCATCGTCTACGCCGCCGATCAAGCCACAAGG GTTAAGACCGCAAAGCTGGCGACAGCGTTGGGCGTTGGTGGCTTTGGAGTTGTGTTTGCAGCCACCACATTCGCCATCCGTGAATTGGACTTGAGAATCATGGTGATCGGAATGATATGTGCCTGCCTCAATGTGCTCATGTACGGGTCTCCCCTTGCTGCCATG AAAACGGTGATCAACACCAAGAGCGTGGAGTTCATGCCCTTcttcctctccttcttcctcttcctcaacGGAGGCGTCTGGGCAACGTACGCCGTGCTTGACCGGGACATCTTCCTCGGG ATCCCAAATGGGATAGGCTTCGTCCTTGGTAGCATCCAGCTGATCATCTACGCGATCTTCATGAACAGCAAGGCCTCCCAGAGCAGCAGAGAAACAGCGGAAGATGGAGGGCAGGCTTCGGAGCCTTTTCTGGCCTCCAACGATGGATATGGCCAGGGAGAACCATCTAGCAGCCATGGTCGATGTACGGTCTAA